The Verrucomicrobiia bacterium genome contains a region encoding:
- a CDS encoding pilin, producing MFQHLLQLANAEAATEASRSGVSPVFNTMSVIAGIVCLLFVVVGGYFYITSSGNPEKIERAKKTLRNSFIGFVIVLGATSIVGLMQNAYQAKPVQEQQVTENPPIKPHEGNALKDMVNAAITGFVKSSVESIGKANHRYPQAVH from the coding sequence GTGTTTCAACATCTCCTTCAGCTAGCAAATGCCGAAGCCGCCACTGAAGCTTCACGATCTGGCGTCTCTCCAGTCTTTAACACCATGTCGGTCATAGCTGGTATTGTTTGTCTTTTGTTTGTAGTCGTTGGCGGTTATTTTTACATAACCAGTAGTGGCAATCCTGAAAAGATAGAACGAGCCAAGAAAACACTTCGTAATTCTTTTATAGGATTTGTTATTGTCTTAGGCGCAACTTCGATAGTTGGGTTAATGCAAAATGCATACCAAGCAAAGCCAGTCCAAGAACAACAAGTTACAGAAAATCCACCAATCAAGCCACACGAGGGTAACGCACTGAAAGATATGGTCAATGCAGCGATTACAGGCTTCGTTAAGTCGTCAGTGGAATCCATAGGAAAAGCCAATCATAGATACCCTCAAGCAGTTCACTAG
- a CDS encoding TrbC/VirB2 family protein encodes MTVIALATVLLNGEVAYAADAAAQAENFIKEIVKTAIGIVGAVAVAFVVYGGFKYVTSTGKPDKLEEAKSTLKYAGIGLVIVLAAYTLVDFVAGIARSSFGG; translated from the coding sequence GTGACCGTAATTGCACTTGCAACTGTATTACTAAATGGTGAAGTAGCTTATGCTGCTGATGCCGCTGCTCAAGCAGAGAATTTCATAAAAGAGATAGTCAAAACTGCCATAGGGATTGTAGGTGCAGTAGCAGTAGCGTTTGTAGTGTATGGGGGCTTTAAATACGTCACCAGCACTGGCAAGCCAGATAAGCTGGAAGAGGCTAAAAGCACATTAAAGTATGCAGGTATTGGGCTGGTAATTGTTTTAGCGGCCTACACACTCGTAGATTTCGTGGCGGGTATCGCCCGCTCGTCATTCGGAGGGTAG
- a CDS encoding helix-turn-helix transcriptional regulator has translation MSRPTQESKYLASFGKRIAKLRREQGMTQEQLSSKTGLAVDSIGAIEQGRRWARLTTLHKLAEGLNVSIDALFKGL, from the coding sequence ATGAGTAGACCAACACAAGAGAGTAAATATCTTGCATCTTTTGGCAAGAGGATAGCGAAGTTGAGACGGGAGCAGGGCATGACACAGGAACAGCTCTCTTCAAAAACAGGTTTAGCGGTTGATTCCATTGGTGCGATCGAACAAGGTCGGCGATGGGCACGGCTAACAACACTGCACAAGCTTGCCGAAGGCTTAAACGTTTCTATAGACGCGCTGTTTAAAGGCCTCTGA
- a CDS encoding JAB domain-containing protein → MNNVRLPVDGMLPHLKFIRNKQQEYLICISLNSVDKIIARHVVTIGLLNATMIHPREIFGRCLEDRAASVVVAHNHPSGDPIPSDGDIVATQQLVAAGIVIGIPVRDHIIVTRKEYYSFYDRRML, encoded by the coding sequence ATGAATAATGTCCGCTTGCCAGTTGACGGTATGCTTCCGCATTTGAAGTTCATCCGGAATAAACAACAAGAATATTTGATATGCATATCGTTAAATAGTGTCGATAAGATTATTGCTCGACATGTAGTTACGATTGGCTTATTGAATGCTACCATGATCCATCCCAGAGAAATATTTGGGAGATGTTTAGAAGATCGAGCCGCTTCGGTGGTTGTTGCCCATAACCATCCTTCAGGTGATCCAATTCCAAGTGACGGAGATATAGTAGCAACCCAACAGTTAGTTGCAGCTGGAATAGTGATAGGTATCCCAGTCAGAGATCATATCATTGTAACAAGAAAAGAGTACTATAGTTTCTATGATCGGCGCATGCTTTAG
- a CDS encoding DNA methylase: MAIKKQNISAKARRNKPQHHAADFDLDVLASEDDMFRWFLLTFLLGKPIQPSVAVKTWKLFIARKLDVPWAILQLSDRQLVSLFHSGGYTRYQHVMTKALRTCLEQLVNQYDGSLYLLLESSANEEELSKRLQKLYGIGPKTAEIFMRETEEYFARRND; this comes from the coding sequence ATGGCCATAAAGAAACAGAATATTTCAGCGAAAGCGCGGCGTAATAAACCCCAGCACCACGCAGCTGATTTCGATCTAGACGTATTAGCTTCTGAAGACGATATGTTTCGCTGGTTTTTGTTAACCTTCTTGCTGGGTAAGCCAATTCAACCATCGGTGGCGGTAAAGACCTGGAAGTTATTTATAGCGCGCAAGCTCGATGTTCCTTGGGCGATTCTTCAGTTGTCTGATCGACAGCTGGTAAGCCTGTTTCATAGCGGTGGCTACACCAGATACCAGCACGTGATGACCAAGGCGTTACGCACCTGTCTTGAGCAACTGGTGAATCAATACGATGGATCACTGTATTTACTGCTTGAAAGCAGCGCTAACGAAGAAGAACTCTCTAAACGCCTACAGAAATTGTACGGTATCGGGCCAAAAACAGCGGAAATTTTTATGCGCGAAACAGAGGAATATTTTGCACGCAGGAACGACTAG
- a CDS encoding ABC transporter ATP-binding protein: MTKAAISISHLLIARSKDFNLSIDQLTINHGGIVCVVGPNGSGKTTLIECAVGLLSPQKGSLLLEGQAITHNLKPLKTKLGYIPDDEAWFIKELTAREYFEVLVHIYREAGVRADMQRNSARLAEQLNFTQFETPLEHLSHGNKKKVQIIAGLMHEPPVIIIDELRNGLDPLAIIAAEKIITERAQAGAAILAATHDLWWAERMAQQIAILINGRLQLFDTVKNVVKQHGSLEAMFIKMTNTSSQ; encoded by the coding sequence ATGACTAAAGCGGCAATCTCAATTTCCCACCTACTTATTGCCAGAAGCAAGGATTTTAACCTATCGATCGACCAACTGACGATAAATCACGGCGGTATTGTCTGCGTAGTAGGGCCAAACGGCAGTGGCAAAACTACCTTGATTGAATGCGCCGTGGGCTTACTCTCACCACAAAAAGGTAGCTTACTACTTGAAGGACAGGCTATTACCCATAACTTAAAGCCATTGAAGACGAAGCTCGGATACATTCCTGATGACGAAGCGTGGTTTATTAAAGAATTAACTGCGCGGGAATATTTTGAAGTATTGGTGCATATTTATCGTGAAGCAGGCGTCCGAGCAGACATGCAGCGAAACAGCGCTCGGCTAGCCGAACAGCTTAATTTTACCCAGTTCGAAACACCGCTCGAACACTTGAGCCATGGCAACAAAAAGAAAGTACAAATTATTGCAGGTTTGATGCACGAGCCGCCGGTGATTATAATTGACGAGCTGCGCAATGGCCTGGATCCGTTGGCAATTATCGCGGCCGAAAAAATCATCACCGAGCGCGCACAAGCTGGTGCCGCTATCCTCGCAGCAACTCACGATTTGTGGTGGGCCGAACGTATGGCCCAACAAATTGCCATTCTAATTAACGGTCGCTTGCAGCTATTTGATACGGTGAAAAACGTTGTCAAGCAGCACGGCTCGTTAGAAGCTATGTTCATAAAAATGACTAACACCAGCTCGCAATGA
- a CDS encoding O-antigen ligase family protein, with the protein MQNKLFSLYAGLLALVFGGVLMHAPLSVWLGMLFPEQELLIKSWKEIILFFLFLIGLWLVVRHKLHQELRRDKLFLLITGYAGLHLLLLPIFQPPPAALLAGLAIDLRYLLFFVLVYIAVRWSLAWRQRFLWVAFGVSTLSLGFAVLQIFVLPKDILAYIGYSKATIAPYLTVDNNPDYIRINGTFRGPNPLGAFGVMVMSLLAAAGIKARQFFASTTRRTWFMVTLVASVCIIYASYARSALVAAVVALGSLLLLSLPRKTAFRALAVMAGTLAVLALGIFAARETSFVQHVILHEDPEGKSPISSNEGHIESLADGLRRMIQQPLGAGPGSTGSASLFTDEPVIIENHYLFVAHESGWLGVGLFLMIFGMVIWRLYRQRHDWLALGLCASGVGLAVIGIFLPVWADDTISLLWWGLAAIALASAKGGEYGQESTNQKAA; encoded by the coding sequence ATGCAAAACAAACTTTTCTCTTTATATGCCGGGCTGCTCGCCCTGGTGTTTGGCGGTGTGTTGATGCACGCGCCGCTTAGTGTGTGGCTAGGCATGTTATTTCCCGAACAAGAATTGCTCATAAAATCGTGGAAAGAGATTATTTTATTCTTTCTTTTTTTGATAGGGCTGTGGCTGGTTGTTCGCCATAAGTTACACCAGGAATTACGCCGAGACAAGCTGTTCTTACTGATCACTGGCTACGCAGGTTTACACTTGTTGTTGCTGCCGATTTTTCAGCCACCTCCGGCGGCGCTACTGGCTGGCCTGGCGATTGATCTGCGTTATTTGCTGTTTTTCGTGCTGGTATATATTGCCGTACGCTGGAGTTTAGCCTGGCGGCAGCGCTTTTTATGGGTGGCATTTGGGGTATCGACGCTATCGCTCGGTTTTGCGGTGCTGCAAATTTTTGTCTTACCAAAAGATATTCTCGCTTATATCGGCTATAGCAAAGCAACCATTGCGCCGTATTTAACGGTAGACAACAACCCCGATTACATCCGGATAAACGGCACCTTCCGCGGCCCTAACCCACTGGGGGCCTTTGGGGTGATGGTGATGAGCTTGCTGGCGGCGGCGGGTATAAAAGCCCGACAATTTTTTGCATCAACTACCCGAAGAACCTGGTTTATGGTGACGCTCGTAGCAAGTGTATGTATTATTTATGCTAGTTATGCCCGAAGTGCTTTGGTGGCAGCAGTGGTGGCACTCGGCAGTTTGTTGCTACTATCGCTGCCGCGAAAAACGGCGTTCCGGGCTTTAGCGGTAATGGCGGGTACGTTAGCGGTGCTTGCCTTAGGAATTTTTGCTGCCCGCGAGACGTCGTTTGTGCAGCACGTCATTTTACATGAAGACCCAGAAGGGAAGAGCCCAATTAGCTCTAACGAAGGTCATATTGAATCGCTGGCTGATGGCCTTCGCCGCATGATTCAGCAGCCGCTGGGCGCTGGGCCAGGTTCGACCGGTTCGGCATCACTATTCACCGATGAGCCGGTAATTATTGAGAACCATTACTTATTTGTGGCCCACGAATCGGGCTGGCTAGGTGTGGGGTTGTTCTTGATGATTTTTGGTATGGTGATCTGGCGGTTATACCGACAGCGGCACGACTGGCTGGCATTAGGGTTATGTGCGAGCGGCGTGGGCCTGGCGGTGATTGGTATTTTTCTACCTGTTTGGGCGGATGACACGATAAGTTTGTTGTGGTGGGGGCTGGCAGCAATCGCCCTTGCCAGTGCAAAAGGAGGGGAGTATGGACAAGAATCGACCAACCAAAAAGCAGCATGA